The Bacteroidota bacterium genome includes a region encoding these proteins:
- the rocD gene encoding ornithine--oxo-acid transaminase → MTTIETISGKSLSYIQKEDTYGAHNYHPMPVVIQKAEGVYVYDVDGKRYYDFLSAYSAVNQGHCHPRIIQSLIDQAKKLTLTSRAFYNDILGEYEQFMTGLFGYDKLLPMNSGAEAVETALKLCRRWGYDVKGIKPHNAKILVCSGNFHGRTTGIISFSSDPDSTTGFGPYMPGYQIVEYNDLNALGKALEDKNVAGFLVEPIQGEAGVFVPDEGYLSSAYAMCKEANVLFMGDEIQTGLARTGKMLACDHENVRPDILILGKALSGGTMPVSAVLADNEIMLTIKPGEHGSTFGGNPLACAVALTSMQVLLDENLAENAEKMGKILRDGLLALNHEYIKIVRGKGLLNAIVVQDKYKGKSAWDFCLALKENGLLAKPTHGDKIRFAPPLVITEVQINECLGIIKKTLLEF, encoded by the coding sequence ATGACCACAATTGAGACCATATCCGGTAAATCCCTATCCTATATTCAAAAAGAAGATACTTATGGCGCCCATAATTACCACCCAATGCCGGTTGTCATTCAAAAAGCAGAGGGAGTTTATGTTTATGATGTTGATGGAAAACGATATTATGATTTTCTTTCCGCCTATAGTGCGGTAAATCAAGGACATTGCCATCCTCGAATAATTCAATCTCTTATAGATCAGGCAAAAAAATTAACGCTTACCAGTCGCGCATTTTATAATGATATTTTGGGAGAATACGAGCAATTTATGACCGGGCTTTTCGGTTACGACAAGTTATTACCTATGAATTCAGGAGCAGAGGCCGTGGAAACAGCTTTGAAACTTTGCAGACGTTGGGGTTACGATGTTAAAGGTATAAAACCTCATAATGCCAAGATTCTTGTTTGCAGCGGCAATTTTCATGGACGAACTACAGGAATTATTTCCTTTAGTAGCGACCCTGATTCTACCACTGGTTTTGGTCCATATATGCCTGGTTATCAAATAGTTGAATATAATGATCTTAATGCTCTTGGAAAGGCACTTGAAGATAAAAATGTTGCCGGTTTTCTAGTTGAACCTATTCAGGGTGAAGCGGGAGTATTCGTGCCGGATGAAGGGTATTTATCCTCTGCATATGCGATGTGCAAAGAGGCTAATGTTTTGTTTATGGGCGATGAAATTCAAACTGGTCTTGCCAGAACAGGAAAAATGCTCGCTTGTGATCATGAAAACGTAAGACCTGATATTTTAATCCTCGGGAAAGCGCTAAGCGGTGGAACAATGCCCGTAAGTGCCGTTTTGGCCGATAATGAAATTATGCTGACCATAAAACCCGGGGAACACGGTTCAACTTTTGGCGGAAATCCACTCGCATGTGCCGTAGCCCTCACTTCAATGCAAGTACTATTGGACGAAAACCTTGCTGAAAATGCCGAAAAAATGGGTAAAATTCTGCGAGATGGACTATTGGCATTAAATCATGAATACATCAAAATTGTGAGAGGAAAAGGTTTGTTAAATGCAATCGTTGTGCAGGATAAATATAAAGGTAAAAGTGCCTGGGATTTTTGTTTGGCCTTAAAGGAAAATGGATTACTTGCAAAACCAACGCATGGTGATAAAATTCGTTTTGCTCCGCCCTTGGTAATTACAGAAGTTCAAATAAATGAATGCCTCGGGATCATTAAAAAAACGCTTTTGGAGTTTTAA
- a CDS encoding cytochrome c maturation protein CcmE, translating to MKKSHIILLILIAVCIGVFASKLGNVSSYSSYEDAVGKEGSTVQLIGTLAKAYPVNYDPVKDPNSFSFHLTDRDGKEIEVVCFDDMPRDFEKSDQIVLTGAMKGETFYADDMLVKCPSKYVENEIKK from the coding sequence GTGAAAAAATCGCATATTATTTTACTGATTCTAATTGCAGTTTGTATTGGTGTATTCGCCTCCAAACTTGGCAACGTGAGCTCCTATTCCAGTTATGAGGATGCTGTTGGAAAAGAAGGTTCCACCGTTCAGTTAATCGGGACATTGGCTAAAGCATATCCTGTTAATTATGATCCGGTAAAGGATCCAAATTCATTCAGTTTTCATTTAACAGATCGCGACGGTAAAGAAATTGAAGTGGTATGTTTCGACGATATGCCTCGTGATTTTGAAAAAAGTGATCAGATCGTTTTAACCGGAGCGATGAAAGGTGAGACCTTTTATGCTGATGATATGCTGGTTAAATGCCCTTCAAAATATGTAGAAAACGAAATTAAAAAATAA
- the iscX gene encoding Fe-S cluster assembly protein IscX translates to MNNFEEPPIYWNDHEDIALKLHERFGDDFGESKIYRIRFTELIEWVLELPDFKGTREECNEGHLEMIQSAWVYEWRDARK, encoded by the coding sequence ATGAATAATTTTGAAGAACCGCCAATTTATTGGAACGACCACGAAGATATTGCCCTTAAATTACACGAACGTTTTGGAGATGATTTCGGTGAATCTAAAATATATAGGATTCGATTCACCGAATTGATAGAATGGGTGCTCGAATTACCCGATTTTAAAGGAACCCGTGAAGAATGTAATGAAGGTCATTTGGAAATGATTCAAAGCGCCTGGGTTTATGAATGGCGCGATGCGAGGAAATAG
- the fsa gene encoding fructose-6-phosphate aldolase has product MKFFIDTADLNEIKEAAALGILDGVTTNPSLMAKVGITGADNIKKHYVDICNIVDGDISAEVISVDFDGMVAEAKELSALHPNIVVKIPMIKEGIKAIKWCTDNGIRTNCTLVFSAGQAILAAKAGATYLSPFIGRVDDMNWDGVNLIEQIVHIYRVYGFETEVLAASIRNPLHIVRCAEVGADVVTCPLSSIMGLFKHPLTDLGLAQFLADYKKGNS; this is encoded by the coding sequence ATGAAGTTTTTTATTGATACGGCTGACCTGAATGAAATAAAAGAAGCGGCGGCATTAGGAATTTTAGATGGGGTTACTACAAACCCTTCTTTGATGGCAAAAGTGGGAATCACAGGTGCCGATAATATTAAAAAACACTATGTTGACATCTGTAACATTGTGGATGGTGATATTAGTGCGGAGGTTATTTCTGTTGATTTTGATGGAATGGTTGCGGAAGCTAAGGAGTTATCTGCATTACATCCTAATATCGTGGTTAAAATTCCTATGATAAAAGAAGGAATAAAGGCAATTAAATGGTGTACCGATAATGGTATCAGGACAAATTGCACTTTGGTTTTTTCTGCGGGACAAGCAATTTTAGCTGCAAAAGCAGGTGCAACCTATCTTTCACCGTTTATAGGAAGGGTGGATGATATGAATTGGGATGGCGTAAATCTGATCGAACAGATCGTTCATATTTATAGAGTTTATGGTTTTGAAACAGAAGTTTTGGCAGCATCCATCAGAAATCCATTGCACATAGTGCGTTGTGCTGAGGTTGGTGCAGATGTTGTAACCTGTCCATTAAGTTCCATTATGGGCCTGTTTAAACATCCTTTGACCGATCTGGGACTTGCTCAATTTCTTGCGGATTACAAAAAAGGAAACAGTTAA
- a CDS encoding (2Fe-2S)-binding protein: protein MVTIKFIFEDGSEDRQIEIDSGHTVLEAALLNDIKLNHNCGGVCACSTCHVYIEKGMDSLPETTEKEEDFIDRARDPRLNSRLSCQCDLMEDETFIEVIVPDQSTIIAS, encoded by the coding sequence ATGGTTACTATTAAATTTATTTTTGAGGATGGGAGTGAGGATAGGCAAATTGAGATCGATTCAGGTCACACCGTTTTGGAAGCCGCTTTATTGAATGATATAAAATTAAACCACAATTGTGGTGGCGTTTGTGCATGTAGTACTTGCCATGTTTATATAGAAAAGGGAATGGACAGTTTACCCGAAACAACAGAAAAAGAGGAGGATTTTATCGACCGTGCCCGTGACCCAAGATTAAATTCCAGATTGAGTTGCCAGTGCGACCTAATGGAAGACGAAACATTTATTGAGGTTATTGTACCTGACCAATCTACAATTATTGCATCATAA
- a CDS encoding FG-GAP repeat protein, whose product MNPTKYTLGILFFASVLIPNKLIAQTPIPTQIIESNQADSYYAWAATDAGDINGDGYGDVIVGAYNYDNGQSNEGVVFVYHGSATGLSVIPDAILESNQINANFGRSVSGAGDVNNDGYDDIIVGAWSYDVGTGNEGRVYIYHGSPTGIITTPARIINGTQVGGNLGSCVSKAGDLNNDGYDDIVVSAWVYESGQFDEGRVYVYLGSATGIPGSAIAFMDGNQDWAHFGTSVANAGDINGDGYDDIVVGFELFDNGQTDEGKILFYNGTASGINTTPSAQIESDQAFASLGYDVAAAGDVNNDGYDDVIAGAYRYDNGEGDEGAAFIYHGSSSGIITTPATLLECNLPVSYFGISVSDAGDFNSDGYDDVIVGASLFSHGSSAEGSTFLYKGTASGIHTTPYLVMESDQAFAYLGTSVSTTGDINNDGFDDILTGVNFYDNGETNEGAIFVYHMCADSLYADLDFDGFGDPLNKVNICNELINMVADNTDCDDANADIFPGATEICNSIDDDCNSFIDDGLPFYTFYIDVDADLYGDMNDSGIYTCAIIPEAVLINTDCDDANNLINPGMEEICNLMDDNCSGVADEGIIVTISIEALGATTFCQGSDVVLQATHNGTSLQWKKNGFPIPGATNDSYTVSTNGNYTCQTSSLCGISNSASIHVTVNKNPNANITAVGATTFCPGDSVILTLTPVGGSTYQWYKGANPIPGATSLSYVAKISGNYKCRVTKNATGCFKNSNIITVNATCKEDLSMEMSTFNIYPNPTSNNITIATKDHNEKTIYLINSLGQILYTITSVDVEISLDLNELATGIYYVKIKNENGSFMQQIIKQ is encoded by the coding sequence ATGAATCCAACTAAATACACTCTTGGTATTTTATTTTTTGCTTCAGTTTTAATCCCCAATAAATTGATTGCACAAACACCCATACCAACACAAATTATTGAAAGCAATCAGGCAGATTCTTATTATGCCTGGGCAGCTACCGATGCAGGTGATATAAACGGCGACGGTTATGGAGATGTGATCGTGGGGGCATATAATTATGATAACGGACAATCGAACGAGGGAGTAGTATTTGTTTATCATGGATCTGCAACTGGTCTGTCAGTAATACCTGATGCTATATTGGAAAGCAATCAGATAAATGCAAATTTCGGAAGGTCTGTTTCCGGAGCAGGTGATGTAAATAATGATGGTTATGATGATATTATTGTAGGTGCATGGTCATATGATGTTGGTACAGGTAATGAAGGAAGAGTATATATTTACCACGGCTCTCCCACCGGAATTATTACAACACCAGCAAGAATAATTAATGGTACTCAGGTAGGAGGAAATTTAGGAAGTTGTGTTTCAAAAGCAGGGGATCTGAATAATGATGGATATGATGATATTGTAGTTTCCGCCTGGGTGTATGAATCAGGTCAATTTGATGAGGGACGGGTTTATGTTTATTTAGGTTCAGCAACAGGAATTCCCGGTTCTGCAATTGCATTTATGGATGGCAATCAGGATTGGGCACATTTCGGAACATCGGTTGCAAATGCAGGCGATATTAATGGCGATGGATACGATGATATTGTTGTGGGTTTTGAATTATTTGACAATGGTCAAACAGATGAAGGTAAAATTTTATTTTATAATGGCACTGCTTCCGGAATTAATACCACCCCATCTGCTCAAATAGAAAGCGATCAGGCTTTTGCAAGTTTGGGTTATGATGTCGCTGCTGCAGGAGATGTAAATAATGATGGGTATGACGATGTAATTGCCGGTGCATATAGGTACGACAATGGAGAGGGCGATGAAGGAGCTGCGTTTATTTATCACGGATCATCGTCAGGAATTATAACTACGCCAGCTACTTTATTAGAGTGCAATTTACCTGTCTCCTATTTCGGAATTTCTGTAAGTGATGCAGGTGATTTTAACAGTGATGGTTATGACGATGTAATAGTCGGGGCATCCCTTTTTAGTCATGGTTCTTCGGCTGAAGGCAGCACTTTTTTATATAAAGGTACAGCATCAGGAATACATACTACACCATATTTAGTAATGGAAAGCGATCAGGCTTTTGCTTATTTGGGTACAAGTGTTTCAACTACAGGTGATATAAATAATGACGGATTTGATGATATATTAACAGGTGTTAATTTTTATGATAATGGCGAAACAAATGAAGGGGCAATTTTTGTTTATCACATGTGTGCAGATTCGTTGTATGCGGACCTTGATTTTGATGGATTTGGTGATCCATTAAATAAAGTAAACATCTGTAATGAATTAATAAATATGGTTGCTGATAACACGGATTGTGATGATGCAAACGCAGATATATTTCCGGGAGCAACTGAAATTTGCAATTCCATTGATGATGATTGCAATTCGTTTATTGATGATGGATTACCATTTTATACTTTTTATATTGATGTTGATGCTGATTTATATGGGGATATGAATGATTCCGGTATTTATACTTGTGCCATCATTCCGGAAGCCGTATTAATAAATACTGATTGTGATGATGCTAATAATTTGATAAACCCCGGCATGGAAGAAATATGTAATTTAATGGATGATAATTGCAGTGGGGTTGCTGATGAAGGCATTATTGTTACTATTTCTATCGAAGCATTAGGTGCTACTACTTTTTGTCAGGGCAGCGATGTTGTTTTGCAAGCAACGCATAACGGCACATCATTACAATGGAAAAAAAATGGATTCCCTATTCCGGGAGCAACAAACGATTCCTATACTGTTTCAACCAACGGTAATTACACTTGTCAGACTTCCAGTTTATGTGGAATATCAAATTCTGCATCAATTCATGTAACCGTAAATAAAAATCCAAATGCAAATATTACGGCTGTAGGTGCTACAACCTTTTGTCCTGGAGATAGTGTAATTTTAACACTAACACCTGTTGGAGGAAGCACGTATCAATGGTATAAAGGCGCCAATCCCATCCCAGGAGCAACATCTTTGAGTTATGTTGCTAAAATTTCCGGTAATTATAAATGTCGTGTTACAAAAAATGCGACAGGTTGTTTTAAAAATTCTAATATTATAACGGTGAATGCTACCTGTAAAGAAGATCTATCTATGGAAATGAGTACTTTCAATATCTATCCTAATCCAACTTCAAATAATATTACAATAGCAACGAAGGATCACAATGAAAAAACAATTTATCTGATCAATTCCCTGGGACAAATCTTATATACAATAACTTCTGTTGATGTGGAAATATCGCTGGATCTAAATGAATTGGCAACAGGCATTTATTATGTTAAAATTAAAAATGAAAATGGTTCTTTTATGCAACAAATTATTAAACAATAA
- a CDS encoding acyl-CoA carboxylase subunit beta, translated as MDIEFNKNEDSLKLLVSTMKQRLSKVGEGGGKKSIEKLHEKGKLHARERIKLLFDKDKPWIEIGAFTGWEMYAEHGGCPSGGVVVKVGYISGKQCIVVANDATVKAGAWFPITGKKNLRAQEIAMENKIPIIYLVDSAGVYLPMQDEIFPDKENFGRIFRNNAIMSSMGITQIAAIMGSCVAGGAYLPIMSDESLIVKGTGSIFLAGPYLVKAAIGEDIDAETLGGAISSTELSGICDYAAENDETCLEQIRNIVDKIGANPKAGFDRKESAKPKLNEEDIYGIMPVDSTKQYDMHEIIYRLTDNSEFEEYKATYGKTIICGYARIDGWSVGIVANQRKVVKNKKGELQIGGVIYNDSADKAARFIMNCNQKKIPLLFLQDVTGFMVGSKSEHAGIIKDGAKLVNAVANSVVPKFTVIVGNSYGAGNYAMCGKAYDPRLIVAWPNAKIAVMGGAQAAKVLLQIQVASLKAKGEVITPEKEKELLDKITNHYNETMDPYYGAARLWVDGIIDPLDTRKWVSIGIEMAEHNAEIKPFSTGVIQV; from the coding sequence ATGGACATAGAATTCAATAAAAATGAAGACTCCTTGAAATTGTTGGTTTCAACTATGAAACAGCGATTGAGTAAAGTAGGTGAAGGTGGTGGGAAAAAATCGATTGAAAAATTGCATGAAAAAGGGAAATTACATGCAAGGGAACGTATAAAATTACTCTTCGACAAAGATAAACCCTGGATAGAAATAGGTGCTTTTACGGGTTGGGAAATGTATGCGGAACATGGTGGTTGTCCGAGTGGTGGTGTGGTGGTAAAGGTTGGATATATATCAGGAAAACAATGTATTGTGGTTGCCAATGATGCAACTGTTAAAGCCGGAGCATGGTTTCCTATCACCGGTAAAAAGAATTTGCGGGCTCAGGAAATTGCAATGGAAAATAAAATTCCAATCATTTATTTGGTGGATAGCGCCGGAGTTTATTTACCGATGCAGGATGAAATTTTTCCGGATAAAGAAAATTTCGGCCGAATTTTCAGAAATAATGCGATAATGAGTTCCATGGGAATAACTCAAATTGCAGCAATAATGGGATCTTGTGTGGCAGGTGGAGCTTATCTTCCCATCATGAGCGATGAGTCACTAATTGTAAAAGGCACAGGCAGTATATTTTTAGCCGGACCTTATTTAGTAAAAGCTGCAATTGGGGAGGATATAGATGCAGAAACACTTGGAGGCGCAATTTCTTCCACTGAATTAAGTGGTATTTGTGATTATGCCGCAGAAAATGATGAAACCTGTTTAGAACAAATTCGAAATATTGTAGATAAAATTGGTGCAAATCCCAAAGCAGGTTTTGATAGAAAAGAATCCGCGAAACCGAAATTAAATGAAGAGGATATTTATGGGATAATGCCTGTTGATAGTACCAAACAGTACGACATGCATGAAATTATTTATCGCCTTACAGATAATTCGGAATTTGAAGAATATAAAGCAACTTATGGTAAAACAATTATTTGCGGATATGCCCGTATTGATGGATGGAGCGTTGGAATTGTCGCCAATCAACGCAAAGTTGTAAAAAATAAAAAAGGTGAATTGCAAATTGGAGGCGTAATTTATAATGATAGTGCAGATAAAGCTGCACGATTTATTATGAATTGCAATCAGAAAAAAATTCCATTATTATTCCTACAGGATGTTACCGGATTTATGGTTGGAAGTAAAAGTGAACACGCAGGAATAATTAAAGATGGAGCAAAATTGGTGAATGCAGTGGCAAATTCCGTTGTGCCAAAATTCACCGTAATAGTTGGCAATAGTTATGGAGCCGGAAATTATGCAATGTGTGGAAAAGCCTACGATCCTAGATTAATAGTTGCATGGCCAAATGCAAAAATTGCAGTAATGGGCGGCGCTCAGGCTGCAAAAGTTTTATTGCAAATTCAAGTTGCATCTCTCAAAGCGAAAGGAGAAGTAATAACTCCGGAAAAAGAAAAAGAACTTCTCGATAAAATAACAAACCACTATAACGAAACCATGGATCCATATTATGGTGCAGCGCGACTTTGGGTTGATGGAATTATTGATCCCTTAGACACCAGAAAATGGGTGAGTATAGGAATTGAAATGGCAGAGCATAATGCAGAAATAAAACCGTTTAGTACGGGTGTTATTCAGGTGTAA
- the ccsA gene encoding cytochrome c biogenesis protein CcsA has protein sequence MDELTHQHAVQTINPLFGQVGHLFVIIAFITAIFAAVFYFLSVQSKNDIDKLQRRKIARTFFITHGASVIGIVVTLFIMIFNHHFEYHYVWSHSSQDLQMKYVLSCFWEGQEGSFLLWSFWHVVLGTVLLFRAKNWEAPVMTIVSLMQVFLITYLLGIYITDTVHIGNSPFLLLKDKLTSDPVFLFSDYMRFIPDGTGLNALLQNYWMVIHPPVLFCGFASITIPFAFGVAGLWTKKYTEWIKPAIPYALFAGMVLGTGILMGGAWAYEALSFGGFWAWDPVENASLIPWLIIVAGLHNLVIAKATGHATRSSFVMIFLSFYFVLYSSFLTRSGILGDTSVHAFVEEGLTNHLLLFLFVFIFISIIPLIRSWKKIPVKEKEESLSSREFWMFVGSLVLLFAGIHVIFFTSIPVFNVLFGHINDILGTSLRDDMSKPADEIHFYTGVQIWVGILIALLSAFGQFLKYKATENKQFIRSIASSLIFALVAAIISSILLDKIWDITSDRGIFHLVTKYSILFFAGWFSVIANFQYLIRVLKGKIKIAGGSIAHIGFGVLLLGILISNAGQRVISENTFGVNFTGEGMDNTFQRENVRLIRNAPLPLQNYLVTYLGDSVSNEATYYNLLFRKIDPETQKITQEFMLHPYLLMDKKMQQLAPNPDTKHFLTYDVFTHVTSLPGEGSKNAQPQVTVDTVSIGDTIKFNTGYFILNDVSRYIGSNDSIGAGAQLSAHVGSANEKLEAQYILSMRDSTVMQGTATTQIANVSITFSGILPAQQQFIFTTTDSTLNDDWIVIKSIIFPMINLVWIGTIVMALGFLISLIKRNRDNKISNNREPSN, from the coding sequence ATGGACGAATTAACGCATCAGCATGCTGTTCAAACCATAAATCCACTTTTCGGACAGGTCGGACATTTATTTGTGATCATCGCATTCATCACCGCTATTTTTGCAGCGGTTTTTTATTTTTTGTCTGTTCAGTCTAAAAATGATATAGATAAACTGCAGCGAAGAAAGATTGCCCGCACTTTTTTTATAACACATGGTGCTTCTGTAATTGGTATAGTTGTTACATTATTTATAATGATATTCAATCATCATTTTGAATATCATTATGTTTGGTCGCATTCTTCACAAGATCTGCAAATGAAATATGTTCTTTCCTGTTTTTGGGAAGGGCAGGAGGGAAGTTTTTTATTGTGGAGTTTTTGGCATGTGGTATTGGGAACCGTATTGTTATTCCGGGCTAAAAATTGGGAAGCTCCGGTAATGACCATCGTGAGTTTAATGCAGGTTTTTTTAATTACCTATTTATTAGGTATTTATATAACAGACACTGTTCATATCGGAAATTCACCTTTTCTTTTATTAAAGGATAAACTTACTTCTGATCCTGTTTTTTTATTTTCTGATTACATGCGTTTTATTCCTGATGGTACAGGATTAAATGCATTATTGCAGAATTATTGGATGGTAATACATCCACCGGTTTTATTCTGTGGTTTCGCATCAATTACAATTCCTTTTGCTTTTGGAGTAGCAGGTTTATGGACAAAAAAATATACGGAATGGATCAAACCTGCAATTCCATATGCATTATTTGCGGGAATGGTTTTGGGAACAGGAATATTAATGGGTGGTGCCTGGGCATATGAGGCTTTAAGTTTTGGCGGATTTTGGGCCTGGGACCCTGTGGAGAATGCCTCACTTATTCCGTGGTTGATAATAGTTGCAGGTTTGCATAATCTTGTAATTGCAAAAGCAACAGGTCATGCAACAAGGTCGAGTTTTGTAATGATATTTCTCTCCTTTTATTTTGTTTTATATTCTTCATTTTTAACCAGAAGCGGAATTTTAGGTGATACAAGTGTGCATGCATTTGTTGAGGAAGGGTTAACAAATCACCTTCTATTATTTTTATTTGTATTTATTTTCATTTCCATTATCCCTTTGATCAGGAGCTGGAAAAAAATTCCGGTAAAGGAAAAGGAAGAATCTTTATCTTCCAGGGAATTCTGGATGTTCGTGGGCTCCTTGGTATTATTATTTGCAGGAATACACGTGATATTTTTTACTTCTATTCCTGTTTTTAATGTGTTATTTGGACATATCAACGATATTTTAGGAACTTCTTTGCGCGATGACATGAGCAAACCTGCGGATGAAATTCATTTTTATACCGGAGTTCAGATATGGGTGGGGATTTTAATTGCACTCTTATCAGCTTTTGGGCAATTTTTAAAATATAAAGCAACTGAAAATAAACAATTTATCAGGAGTATAGCATCATCTTTAATTTTTGCACTTGTCGCTGCTATAATTAGTTCTATTTTATTAGATAAGATATGGGATATCACTTCTGACCGAGGAATATTTCATTTAGTTACCAAATATTCTATTTTATTTTTTGCCGGATGGTTTTCTGTCATCGCCAATTTCCAATATCTTATCCGTGTATTAAAAGGTAAAATTAAAATTGCAGGTGGATCTATTGCCCATATTGGGTTTGGTGTTTTATTATTGGGGATATTAATTTCAAATGCCGGACAACGCGTAATTTCCGAAAATACCTTTGGTGTAAATTTTACAGGTGAGGGAATGGATAATACCTTTCAGCGTGAAAATGTACGTTTGATAAGAAATGCACCATTGCCATTGCAAAATTATTTAGTTACCTACCTGGGCGATAGTGTTTCTAACGAAGCAACTTATTATAATTTATTGTTTAGAAAAATAGATCCGGAAACACAAAAAATTACTCAGGAGTTCATGTTGCATCCTTATTTATTAATGGATAAAAAAATGCAACAACTTGCACCTAATCCTGATACGAAACATTTTTTAACTTACGATGTATTTACCCATGTTACATCACTTCCGGGCGAAGGATCAAAAAATGCACAACCACAAGTTACTGTTGATACGGTTTCTATTGGAGATACAATTAAATTTAATACGGGATATTTTATTTTAAACGATGTTTCCCGTTATATTGGTTCCAACGATTCCATTGGGGCGGGAGCACAGCTTTCTGCTCATGTAGGATCTGCTAATGAAAAACTGGAAGCACAATATATTTTATCCATGCGCGACAGTACTGTTATGCAGGGCACCGCAACTACCCAAATTGCGAATGTGAGTATCACTTTCAGTGGAATATTACCTGCACAACAACAATTTATTTTCACCACCACCGATAGTACTTTAAATGATGATTGGATAGTAATTAAATCCATAATATTTCCCATGATCAATTTGGTATGGATCGGTACTATCGTTATGGCACTTGGATTTTTGATCAGTTTAATTAAAAGAAACAGAGATAATAAAATTTCAAATAATCGTGAACCAAGTAATTAA
- a CDS encoding DUF2520 domain-containing protein, whose translation MNQVIKNISIIGTGNVAWHLGNAFARSGIEINHIAGREMEKAKQLAELLGCKSFGTLEDEIPESDLYLLAVRDDVIRTVFEKVFKKGRFIVHHAGAIKADILDMHDNKYGVIWPMQTLTKNNEIDLKETLFAVSGNSEETQAQLKELASKISSRVIEVSDEQRSVMHLSAVWINNYTNHMYDIAYNLLKENNLSLELFYPLMEEHLNKLKEMAPDQLQTGPAIRGDMSTLAKHKSMMNNHKEWKELYDTLAKSILHKYINK comes from the coding sequence GTGAACCAAGTAATTAAAAATATTTCAATAATCGGAACCGGAAACGTTGCATGGCATTTGGGAAATGCATTTGCAAGATCGGGTATTGAAATAAACCATATTGCCGGTAGGGAAATGGAAAAAGCAAAACAACTCGCCGAATTATTAGGTTGCAAAAGTTTTGGTACATTGGAGGACGAAATTCCGGAATCTGATCTGTACCTTTTGGCGGTTAGAGATGATGTAATTCGAACTGTTTTTGAAAAAGTGTTTAAAAAAGGCAGGTTTATTGTTCATCATGCAGGGGCTATAAAAGCCGATATCCTGGATATGCATGATAATAAATATGGCGTTATCTGGCCAATGCAAACTCTTACTAAAAATAATGAAATTGATCTTAAAGAAACTTTGTTCGCAGTTTCAGGAAATTCGGAAGAAACTCAGGCGCAACTAAAAGAGCTTGCTTCAAAAATTTCTTCCAGGGTAATTGAGGTAAGTGATGAACAAAGATCTGTAATGCATTTATCTGCGGTATGGATCAATAATTATACAAATCATATGTATGATATTGCCTACAATTTATTAAAGGAGAATAATTTATCGTTGGAACTTTTTTATCCGTTAATGGAGGAGCATTTAAATAAATTAAAGGAAATGGCTCCTGATCAATTGCAAACGGGTCCTGCTATTCGGGGCGATATGTCCACGCTTGCTAAACATAAAAGTATGATGAACAATCATAAGGAGTGGAAGGAATTGTATGATACTTTGGCTAAAAGTATTTTGCACAAATACATAAATAAATAA